TCACAGGCCGATGCGATGTTTTTGATCTCCTTTTTGGATACGCCTTTTACACCTCGTACTTTGCCCTCGGTAATACCTTTGAGGAGCTCGAAAAGGTCCTTTGTGAACCACTTGTCATGTGGGGTGGTCCGCCAGAACCATTTGAATCCCCTTTTTGTAAGGGAGGGGGATGTGGAAGAGCCGTTAATCATCGGCACACCGTACTGTTCAGCCACGGCGCTGACGGTCTTTGTTACGGAGCTGAAATAGCATCCCAGAATCCCGTCAACCTTATCGTCAAGAATCAGCTTTTTGGCAAGGTCTGCTCCCAGGGTCGGATTACCTTCATGATCCTTGAATATCAGCTTGATCTTGGCGCCGCCCAGACTTTTGATTCCTTCGTTTTGTGCCATTGTCATGGGTATGTCGGCGAAGACACCATTAGCCAGTTTGGCGGCCAGCTCCGCTCCGGCTCGAAGTTCACGGCCGGCAGCAGCGGCTCCGCCGGTCAGCGGATAAATTACCCCGATCTTGATCTCCTTGGCCGCCATTACATTGGTCGGTCCAAATAACCCCGTAACCATTAGCAGACAAAGAACGAATACATTAATCTTAACCAATGATCTCATCTCGCTCCCTCCTTCGCATCTCAGGTTAAAGTGCGACGCCCCACCTGCTTTCACCTCAAGCCGGGGAGAAGAAAAAACAAGACTGAGCTACCCTCTCAGAAACGACAGGGTAAATATCATTTGATTAAGGAATGGGGCGCTGTAACAGGAATACACAAGAGTTGACGAACGATCTGCAGTTAAGGCGGACAAGCCCATTCACTCCCTGGTGACAACGCTATCATACGGCAATAACCTGGTCAAGTCCCGGGATCCGTAATGTTTTGAACAGCCCACCGTTGGGGGAGGGGAAGCCATCCCACGCCTCGCAAAACGGCTCGAAGAAACTTTTTGCGAGGTTGTCATCATCAGAGGAGTGTCAAGTGTTCATCCTTTATGTCCGATATGAACATATGCCCCGGAGAGTGCGTAATTATAATGGGCAGTTGGGTCGATGTGGCGGCTAGCGTAGATGTAACACCACAGGCCCAGAAAACCGGGACCTCATCCGGATGAATTGAAACAGGGTCTCCGAAGTCGGGCTCCGCAAGATTTCCTATTCCGATCTCTTCCGGTGCGCCGATATGAACAGGGGCCCCATGAGTGAGATTGAACCTTGTAGTTACCTGTACGGCCCTGATGGCCTGTTCCGGATTCATCGGCCGCATTGTGACAACCAGAGGAGCTGAAAAGGGGCCTGCAGGCAGGCACTCACGGTTCGTTATGTACATGGAGACGTTTTTCCCCTCGTCCAGGTTTCTTACAGGCACGCCGGCTGCGAGAAGAGCATTTTCAAAAGAGAAGCTGCATCCGAGTAGAAAACTCACGGTATCTTCGCTGAAAAGATCATATACATCGAGAGGTTCCTCTGCGAGTTTGCCATCCCTGTAGACGCTGTAACGGGGCAGGTCCGTCCTCAGGTCGGCTCCGGGGGCGATCCGGGGTGCGGTCCGGCCGGGTTCAAGGACATCCAGAATTGGACA
This portion of the Deltaproteobacteria bacterium genome encodes:
- a CDS encoding putative hydro-lyase; amino-acid sequence: MDQPLSPEGLRAVIRSGKWSSPTSGAAPGNVQANLVMLPKEEAFNFLLFCTRNPKPCPILDVLEPGRTAPRIAPGADLRTDLPRYSVYRDGKLAEEPLDVYDLFSEDTVSFLLGCSFSFENALLAAGVPVRNLDEGKNVSMYITNRECLPAGPFSAPLVVTMRPMNPEQAIRAVQVTTRFNLTHGAPVHIGAPEEIGIGNLAEPDFGDPVSIHPDEVPVFWACGVTSTLAATSTQLPIIITHSPGHMFISDIKDEHLTLL